CAGTTATGGGTGAAGACGTTGCTCTTATTATACCGCGTTTGTATTTTCAGGGATAAAACTTTTCAGTGACGTTGGTCATTTGTTTTACGGCAAAGACATCGATGGCCAACTGACAGCAATTGCCAAGGAAGGAGGGCGTTTCCTCTCTGCATCTGAAGTGCAAGACCTATATCCATTTCTAGACACAAGCAAATATGGCGACCAAGCTTTCTTGTTCCCACAAGACGCCGGTTTCGTCAACCCCCGCCTTGTTGTGGCTGCCCAACAGAAAGTTGCAAAAGAACAAGGTTGCGATATCATCGATGACGTAGTAGAGTCAGTTGAAGAGGAGAGCTACCAGACTGACAAGGAGGCAGTGATGAAGATCATCACGAAGTCAGGGAACATTTTTTGGTCGAAAAAGGTGCTGTTATGTTGCGGTGTGTTTACGCAACTGAAAGATCTCCTGCCACGTGATTTAGAGCTGGATCTTAAAGTAGACGGGACATTTGTTGTGAAACTTGAATTGGGAGAGGAAGATGTAGCGAGGTTGAGCACGATGCCTACCGGAACATCGATCACTGATCCAGAATTAAATTGTTACTTTCTGCCTCCAATTAAATATCCAGATGGTAAGATCTTCCATGAAAAAAACTCGGGGTCACACGAGAGAAAGGTCTGTGTCCGTGAAAATTCGCGAGAAAATCACTATGAAGTTCACAGTTAacactaatgtgaacaaaatgttGCCTTAGTGGTTTGGTTTAATGAACGATGATTAAAACACatttgtaagaaacaaaataccCTTTATTTCAAACGTTTTCTCAAAGTACTATTAAAagtaaatttatttaaatattaacTCAATAGAGGGAGATTTGCGACCATTCAGCTTAACGTTATGTGCTCAGTCAAGTGAGCTTATTGGCTCGCATGTCcacggtctccctattttgtcagttattttgaagtaacgtagttttcgaggaagaagtaattttccacgaatttgatttcgagacctctctAAATcgagcatcggaaagcacacaacttcgtgtgcaagggtgttttgttctttcattattatctcgcaacttcaacgaccaatattgagctcaaatttttaaaggtttgttatttcatgcatacatgttgagatacaccaagtgagaagattggtctttggcaattaccaaaattgtccaatgtcttaaaacaaaaacttacatttttgttttcatcaggGAAGACCTACATGAAGATAGGACCAGGTTACTTTTACCAAACTAGACTCACGACTCTCGAGGATGTGAAACGATGGTATCTATCGGCGACTAACCAGGACTACGTGGACAAACTCAAGGACATCGTTTTAAGTATTGTAAAAGGTAAGTTAAGTTGAGAACCGATACAATCTAGTAACGTCATATAGTAATATCCTGATAAGTAAAGAAACTTAAAGGAAGATTACCGGGGAAATAAAAGTGCAAGATCACATAATAATATGCATCAAATTATACAGGGTCTAATTatgatgatggtataaaacacccCTTTAGATATTTCTGtacaaaatgtcatatttgatgacaaatcaataaaacatgtttcccgtttgaagtttatcgctcagtgagcgtttttattcattttgtttaaatcgatgtcatgcaaaaatgtgAAATCGGTTGTTtttcgtgacccagatgactgatcgatctcaaacttcgtcGGGTTTGACAGTTCATGTGTATGGTGGAATAAATCAATTGCTTACACTGCCATCAGCTGTTTTgtttagcaaaaccaattctgtaatattcctttatTCAATAACAGTTGTGAAATAACTAATTGCATTTTTTCCAAAACTGGATTGAGGTACCAATATTAACTTATGCTATATCCTGCAGCGAGGGACCTGTTTTATTGCAAAAATGTGATGTAATGCATCAATACT
This genomic stretch from Asterias amurensis chromosome 9, ASM3211899v1 harbors:
- the LOC139941805 gene encoding N-methyl-L-tryptophan oxidase-like; translated protein: MVYDVCIVGTGLWGSAAARHATKSGRKVCLIGPREPTEKERPSRDIFSSHYDAGRNVRKYQGTDHIRSLLTMRTLESLKNLEQITGIKLFSDVGHLFYGKDIDGQLTAIAKEGGRFLSASEVQDLYPFLDTSKYGDQAFLFPQDAGFVNPRLVVAAQQKVAKEQGCDIIDDVVESVEEESYQTDKEAVMKIITKSGNIFWSKKVLLCCGVFTQLKDLLPRDLELDLKVDGTFVVKLELGEEDVARLSTMPTGTSITDPELNCYFLPPIKYPDGKTYMKIGPGYFYQTRLTTLEDVKRWYLSATNQDYVDKLKDIVLSIVKGITPLSVQSETCACSRTSTSLPYCHMVSPRLGLAVGGYGFGAMMSDEIGRMAAKMIGGDENWNMDIPMEKLKARYVTQPAKL